A genome region from Paracoccus stylophorae includes the following:
- a CDS encoding site-specific DNA-methyltransferase, whose protein sequence is MSDISDLILTLTPEDGSSIGNGAMLALLREQMPELGDDDYIAARDALIDEGVLGRGRERGGSIFRIADDLDDEGEDDLDEGGDDEDDGFELTFTEEGAPRQRRAAGKKKATRRPDGPVQVLSYRHGETRVNNPEVGMVHAGTDPDGDNTVWAYDPHLDPVLNFDSARAGIERLIDDALASEDPERMRDALQELKRLQAPYLNWTGKAERTSVEVDTVSLHVHERVDPATILANAAKRMKGTDSATQWRQPDLFAAPFENLPLRQALDFYHHEKGWSNRLVAGDSLLVMNSLLTKESMGGKVQMIYIDPPYGIKYGSNFQPFTNKRDVKDRSDADLTQEPEMIKAFRDTWELGIHSYLTYLRDRLMLARELLTERGSVFVQISDENLHHVRELMDEVFGPKNLVSVITFKKTTGAGSPTGGTNVLAATNDYIVWYAKDIQRVKYRQLYLTRGGEGWVNYNYVRDEHGEHRRMTKPEGQDWSALPEGATVYRRDNLTSTSSSGEAANPFDFLGQSFSPFPGGWKTSLATGMPRLFRSERMEAYGKTLAYRRFATDFPWFKITNLWDDTVTGGFAESRYYVVRTGAKVIERCMLMTTDPGDLVLDPTCGSGTTAFVAEKWGRRWITCDTSRVAITLAKQRLMTASFDYYALRHPQDGLGGGFDYETVPHITLKSIANNPDIDTIYEEDHPKIAAALADLNAALAKAPPKPLKPAQGARKGKPVDFARGDSLHEWEVPFDWPDNWPEPARAAFDAFHAARQAMQRRMDQSIADHAEQETLYDKPRIDKSKLRICGPFSVEAVPAPTVLSLDESMPPQEADETVARSGETSRQALWRDELLKTGVRGKGGAMLRFAEFETLPGLKYIHASGSLAETGERVVVSFGPEHAALEQRQVELALTEAETLRPSPKFILFCAFTFDPEAAKDIDEVNWPGVTLLKAQMNTDLLTEDLKKKRASNQSFWLMGQPDVELRKRKDGLWEVEVNGFDYFDPKAGDLVSGGKTQIAMWSLDVDYDNRSLMPHQVFFPMADAKGGWNRLRKTVRAELDEDLLEQFHGTVSLPFEAGDNRRIAVKIVDDRGIESLKIMPLEG, encoded by the coding sequence CCCGAAGACGGTTCTTCCATCGGCAATGGGGCCATGCTGGCGCTGCTGCGCGAGCAGATGCCCGAACTTGGCGACGACGACTACATCGCCGCGCGCGATGCGCTGATCGATGAGGGCGTGCTGGGGCGTGGAAGGGAGCGTGGCGGGTCGATCTTCCGTATCGCCGACGATCTGGACGACGAGGGTGAAGACGACCTGGACGAGGGTGGCGACGACGAGGATGACGGGTTCGAACTGACCTTCACCGAGGAAGGCGCGCCGCGCCAGCGACGGGCCGCCGGCAAGAAGAAGGCCACCCGCAGGCCGGACGGGCCGGTGCAGGTGCTGAGCTACCGCCATGGCGAGACGCGGGTGAACAACCCCGAGGTCGGGATGGTCCATGCCGGCACCGATCCCGATGGCGACAATACGGTCTGGGCCTATGACCCGCATCTGGACCCGGTGCTGAACTTCGACAGCGCGCGGGCGGGGATCGAACGGCTCATCGACGATGCGCTGGCCAGCGAGGATCCGGAGCGGATGAGGGACGCGCTGCAGGAGCTGAAGCGGCTGCAGGCGCCCTATCTGAACTGGACGGGCAAGGCGGAGCGGACGAGCGTTGAGGTCGATACCGTCTCGCTCCATGTCCATGAACGGGTGGACCCGGCGACGATCCTTGCCAATGCAGCCAAGCGGATGAAGGGCACGGACTCGGCGACGCAATGGCGGCAGCCGGACCTGTTCGCGGCGCCGTTCGAGAACCTGCCGCTGCGCCAGGCGCTGGATTTCTACCACCACGAAAAGGGCTGGTCGAACCGGCTTGTGGCCGGAGACAGCCTGCTGGTGATGAACTCGCTCCTGACCAAGGAGAGCATGGGCGGCAAGGTTCAGATGATCTACATCGACCCGCCTTATGGCATCAAATACGGGTCGAACTTCCAGCCCTTCACGAACAAGCGCGACGTGAAGGACCGCTCGGACGCCGACCTGACCCAGGAACCCGAGATGATCAAGGCGTTCCGTGACACTTGGGAACTCGGCATCCACTCCTACCTCACCTATCTGCGCGACCGGCTGATGCTGGCGCGGGAACTTTTGACCGAGAGGGGGTCGGTATTCGTGCAGATTTCGGATGAGAATTTGCACCACGTCCGAGAGTTGATGGATGAGGTATTCGGCCCTAAAAATCTTGTCAGTGTAATCACGTTCAAGAAGACAACTGGCGCCGGTAGCCCAACAGGCGGAACGAACGTCCTTGCTGCAACCAACGACTATATCGTTTGGTATGCAAAGGACATTCAGCGCGTCAAATACCGGCAGCTCTACCTGACGCGTGGCGGTGAAGGGTGGGTAAACTACAACTATGTTCGCGATGAACATGGTGAGCATCGCCGCATGACCAAGCCCGAAGGTCAGGATTGGAGCGCATTGCCCGAAGGCGCGACCGTCTATCGGCGCGACAATCTGACTTCTACGTCATCTTCAGGGGAAGCTGCTAATCCGTTCGATTTCTTAGGTCAGAGTTTCTCTCCCTTTCCCGGTGGTTGGAAAACGTCTTTAGCGACTGGTATGCCGCGTCTGTTTCGCTCCGAGCGCATGGAAGCCTACGGGAAAACACTCGCATATCGCCGTTTTGCTACGGACTTTCCTTGGTTCAAGATCACCAATCTCTGGGACGACACGGTGACGGGTGGCTTTGCCGAGAGTCGCTACTACGTCGTTCGAACAGGTGCCAAGGTCATAGAACGCTGCATGTTGATGACCACCGATCCCGGCGATCTGGTGCTCGATCCGACCTGCGGCTCCGGCACCACCGCCTTCGTCGCCGAGAAATGGGGGCGGCGCTGGATCACCTGCGACACATCCCGCGTGGCGATCACGCTGGCCAAGCAGCGGCTGATGACCGCCAGCTTTGACTATTACGCCCTGCGCCATCCGCAGGACGGGCTGGGCGGTGGCTTCGACTATGAAACCGTGCCGCATATCACGCTGAAAAGCATCGCCAACAATCCCGACATCGACACGATTTACGAGGAAGATCACCCGAAGATCGCGGCGGCACTGGCCGACCTCAACGCCGCGCTGGCAAAGGCCCCGCCGAAGCCGCTCAAACCAGCTCAAGGAGCGCGCAAGGGCAAGCCGGTGGACTTCGCCAGGGGCGACAGCCTGCACGAATGGGAGGTGCCCTTCGACTGGCCCGACAACTGGCCCGAACCCGCCCGCGCCGCTTTCGATGCCTTCCACGCCGCCCGGCAGGCGATGCAGCGCCGCATGGACCAGTCCATCGCCGACCATGCCGAACAGGAGACGCTCTACGACAAGCCGCGCATCGACAAGTCCAAGCTGCGCATCTGCGGGCCGTTCTCGGTCGAGGCGGTGCCGGCGCCGACCGTCCTATCGCTGGACGAGAGCATGCCGCCGCAGGAAGCCGACGAGACCGTCGCCCGCTCCGGCGAGACCTCCCGCCAGGCGCTGTGGCGCGACGAACTGCTCAAGACCGGCGTGCGCGGCAAGGGCGGCGCCATGCTCCGCTTCGCCGAGTTCGAGACGCTGCCGGGGTTGAAGTACATCCATGCCAGCGGGTCGCTGGCAGAGACGGGCGAGCGCGTCGTCGTCAGCTTCGGCCCCGAGCACGCGGCGCTGGAGCAGCGGCAGGTGGAACTGGCGCTGACCGAGGCCGAGACCCTGCGCCCGTCGCCGAAATTCATCCTGTTCTGCGCCTTCACCTTCGACCCCGAGGCCGCGAAGGACATCGACGAGGTGAACTGGCCGGGGGTCACGCTGCTCAAGGCACAGATGAACACCGACCTGCTGACCGAGGATCTGAAGAAGAAGCGCGCCTCGAACCAGTCCTTCTGGCTGATGGGCCAGCCGGACGTGGAGCTGCGTAAGCGCAAGGACGGGCTGTGGGAGGTCGAGGTCAACGGCTTTGACTATTTCGACCCGAAGGCGGGTGACCTCGTGTCCGGCGGCAAGACGCAGATCGCGATGTGGTCGCTGGACGTGGACTACGACAACCGCTCGCTGATGCCGCACCAGGTGTTCTTCCCGATGGCGGATGCAAAGGGCGGCTGGAACCGCCTGCGCAAGACCGTGAGGGCAGAGCTGGACGAAGACCTGCTGGAGCAGTTCCACGGCACCGTCTCGCTGCCCTTCGAGGCGGGCGACAACCGGCGGATCGCGGTCAAGATCGTGGACGACCGCGGGATCGAGTCGCTCAAGATCATGCCGCTGGAGGGATAA
- a CDS encoding BPTD_3080 family restriction endonuclease, with the protein MSLIINSPFVCPAQHWVEAKGGNLEIKPERRPASYEVFDARNNTKRTEVLDLVNTIRTRVDQWRDDGWPGVTIVTRKLLEHWHDREARQHPFYFCQLEAIETLIWWVEGAEAYKQGIAIPGDGGVWERLCNKMATGAGKTTVMAMIITWQVLNALTYPKRNKDFSRAVFIVAPGLTVKERLQVLLPSEGSYYDEFNLCPSEALRQKLNQAEVLIENWHTLMPLKEAERSVVKKGRESDEAFTRRVLGKLAAHKDIIVINDEAHHAYRKPPEVKISKKHAEEHGIDLDEATRWIEGLDRIHKTRRIQRCFDLSATPFAPTGKKSTDTALFDWIISDFGLNDAIEAGLVKTPRVVVRDDAVPDAKTLRSKLYHIYRDPTVSEDLNRKAEAHEALPKLVQDAYTLLGADWRETRAQWQEAGHHSPPVMLTVCNRTETAARIETYFNKGDAHWPELHAPTRTLRVDSKVLEKAEIGETATSDKDYEARLKAIIDAATIPETRRQQFRALKKEELLREIVDNVGKRGAAGQDLQNVISVAMLSEGWDAKNVTHIMGLRAFTSQLLCEQVVGRGLRRVSYDTDENGLFLPEYVNVFGVPLSISETGEGGEAPPPPKPTTQIEVVPERAHLELRWPNVLRVETVVRPQLTMDWCKVAPLVLDPASTPISAELAPALGGATDMGKVTAIDLEKLPDGFRLQRLVFQAARKAFAELSHGFSGSHEYLAAQLVRIVEAFLNSDRLDIPSLFHSDPLRRRILIALNIDLVVQHVLSNVTEQNTERLTPVFDEENPIGATGQMRTWYTTKPCFPTTKSHISHLVGDSSWEGHAANIFEKREDVIAYAKNDHLGFQIYYMWAGSRRRYVPDFLVRLASGIILALEIKGTDSPQNKAKRDALNEWVKAVNAAGGFGHWAWDVAFKPSEIQDIVTKHSAVVEPVA; encoded by the coding sequence ATGTCCCTCATCATCAATTCGCCCTTCGTCTGTCCGGCGCAGCATTGGGTCGAGGCCAAGGGCGGAAATCTGGAGATCAAGCCAGAACGGCGGCCTGCGAGCTATGAGGTTTTTGACGCGCGCAACAACACTAAGCGCACCGAGGTGCTTGATCTGGTGAACACGATCCGCACCCGCGTGGATCAGTGGCGCGACGACGGTTGGCCCGGCGTGACCATCGTTACCCGCAAGCTGCTGGAGCACTGGCACGACCGTGAGGCGCGGCAGCATCCATTCTATTTCTGCCAGCTCGAGGCCATCGAGACGCTGATATGGTGGGTCGAAGGCGCCGAGGCCTACAAGCAGGGCATCGCGATCCCCGGCGATGGCGGTGTGTGGGAGAGGCTCTGCAACAAGATGGCGACGGGCGCGGGCAAGACCACGGTGATGGCGATGATCATCACCTGGCAGGTGCTGAACGCGCTAACCTATCCGAAGCGGAACAAGGATTTCAGCCGCGCCGTGTTCATCGTGGCACCGGGGCTGACCGTGAAGGAACGGCTGCAGGTGCTGCTGCCCAGCGAGGGCAGCTACTATGACGAGTTCAACCTTTGCCCGTCCGAGGCCCTGCGCCAGAAGCTGAACCAGGCTGAGGTGCTGATCGAGAACTGGCACACGCTGATGCCGCTGAAGGAAGCGGAGCGATCCGTGGTGAAGAAAGGGCGCGAGTCCGACGAGGCCTTCACGCGGCGCGTGCTGGGCAAGCTGGCGGCGCACAAGGATATCATCGTCATCAACGACGAGGCGCACCACGCCTATCGCAAACCGCCCGAGGTGAAGATCAGCAAGAAGCATGCCGAGGAGCATGGCATCGACCTTGACGAGGCGACGCGCTGGATCGAAGGCCTCGACCGCATCCACAAAACCCGGCGCATCCAGCGCTGCTTCGACCTCTCGGCCACGCCCTTCGCGCCGACTGGCAAGAAGAGCACCGATACGGCTCTGTTCGACTGGATCATCTCGGATTTCGGCCTGAACGACGCGATCGAGGCCGGGCTGGTGAAGACACCGCGCGTCGTTGTCCGCGACGATGCGGTTCCGGACGCCAAGACGCTGCGTTCCAAGCTCTACCACATCTACCGCGATCCGACCGTTTCCGAAGACCTGAACCGCAAGGCCGAAGCGCATGAGGCGCTGCCAAAGCTGGTCCAGGACGCCTATACGCTGCTCGGCGCCGACTGGCGGGAGACCCGGGCGCAATGGCAGGAGGCCGGGCATCATTCTCCGCCGGTCATGCTGACGGTCTGCAACCGCACCGAAACCGCAGCCCGCATCGAGACCTATTTCAACAAGGGCGATGCGCACTGGCCCGAATTGCACGCACCGACCCGAACGCTCCGGGTCGATTCCAAGGTGCTGGAGAAGGCTGAGATCGGCGAGACCGCGACCTCCGACAAAGACTACGAGGCGCGGCTGAAGGCAATCATCGACGCTGCGACCATCCCCGAGACCCGCCGCCAGCAGTTCCGCGCCCTGAAGAAGGAAGAACTGCTGCGTGAGATCGTGGACAACGTCGGGAAGCGGGGAGCGGCCGGACAGGATCTGCAGAACGTGATATCGGTTGCGATGCTGTCGGAGGGATGGGACGCCAAAAACGTCACGCACATCATGGGTCTCCGGGCGTTCACCTCCCAGCTGCTCTGCGAACAGGTCGTCGGGCGCGGATTGCGTCGGGTGTCCTATGACACGGACGAGAATGGTCTTTTCCTGCCCGAATACGTCAACGTCTTCGGTGTGCCGCTTTCCATTTCGGAAACTGGCGAAGGCGGGGAAGCTCCGCCGCCTCCCAAGCCGACCACCCAGATCGAAGTCGTGCCCGAGCGGGCTCATTTGGAACTTCGCTGGCCGAACGTGCTGCGGGTTGAAACGGTCGTGAGACCGCAGCTGACCATGGACTGGTGCAAGGTAGCGCCGCTCGTGCTCGACCCTGCCAGCACGCCGATCAGCGCGGAATTGGCTCCTGCGCTCGGCGGCGCGACCGATATGGGCAAGGTGACAGCCATCGACCTCGAGAAGCTGCCAGACGGCTTCCGCCTGCAACGTCTCGTCTTTCAGGCAGCACGGAAGGCCTTCGCCGAACTCAGCCACGGCTTTTCGGGTAGCCATGAGTATCTCGCGGCGCAGCTGGTCAGGATCGTCGAGGCGTTCCTCAACTCCGACCGCCTCGACATCCCGTCGCTGTTCCACTCTGACCCGCTTCGGCGGCGGATTCTGATCGCACTCAACATCGACCTTGTCGTTCAGCATGTGCTGAGCAACGTGACCGAGCAGAACACGGAGCGCCTGACGCCGGTGTTCGACGAGGAAAACCCGATCGGCGCCACCGGCCAGATGCGGACCTGGTACACCACCAAGCCCTGCTTTCCGACCACCAAGTCGCATATCAGCCATCTCGTCGGGGATTCGTCCTGGGAGGGACATGCCGCCAACATCTTCGAGAAGCGCGAAGACGTCATCGCCTATGCCAAGAACGATCATCTCGGCTTCCAGATCTATTACATGTGGGCCGGTTCACGGCGCCGGTATGTTCCGGATTTCCTCGTGCGTCTTGCCAGCGGCATCATTCTGGCGCTTGAGATCAAGGGCACCGACAGCCCCCAGAACAAGGCCAAGCGGGACGCGTTGAACGAGTGGGTGAAGGCGGTCAACGCTGCGGGCGGCTTCGGCCACTGGGCATGGGATGTCGCATTCAAGCCCTCGGAAATTCAGGACATTGTCACAAAGCACTCCGCCGTTGTGGAACCCGTTGCATAA
- a CDS encoding DUF6429 family protein — protein MAEPDLDTGKLDDAALAILSLTLHDGNRVWKGIDWSITDRLHAKGLIHDPIGKAKSLALTEVGLARAEAALAELFVKRSNDPKRSEP, from the coding sequence ATGGCGGAACCGGACCTCGACACCGGCAAGCTCGACGACGCGGCGCTGGCGATCCTCAGCCTGACGCTCCATGACGGCAATCGAGTCTGGAAAGGGATCGACTGGTCGATCACCGACCGGCTGCACGCCAAGGGGCTTATCCACGATCCCATCGGCAAGGCGAAATCGCTGGCCCTGACGGAAGTCGGACTGGCCCGAGCGGAGGCGGCTCTCGCCGAATTGTTCGTGAAGCGGTCGAACGATCCAAAGAGGTCCGAACCATGA